The following are from one region of the Patescibacteria group bacterium genome:
- a CDS encoding PrgI family protein — translation MRFVVPQFIEVEDKIIGPISVRQFIIFLVAFGIIFIEYQVLGFITFIFAALFMFGLAGIVAFAKINGQPFHYFFLNILYTIRKPKIKIWSKEVVSGASKISHKNSIKTAVVVAPKMAVTNSKLTRLSLVVDTGGAFKEDEDDVNF, via the coding sequence ATGCGGTTTGTAGTTCCCCAATTTATTGAAGTAGAAGATAAAATTATCGGACCGATTTCCGTCCGGCAATTTATAATTTTTCTAGTGGCATTCGGAATCATTTTCATTGAATACCAAGTATTAGGATTTATAACATTTATTTTTGCTGCCCTGTTTATGTTCGGGTTGGCCGGCATTGTTGCATTCGCTAAAATTAACGGTCAGCCTTTCCATTATTTTTTTCTTAATATCCTGTATACAATCAGGAAGCCGAAAATTAAGATTTGGAGCAAAGAAGTGGTCAGCGGAGCAAGTAAAATAAGCCATAAAAATTCCATTAAAACTGCCGTGGTTGTAGCTCCAAAAATGGCTGTTACAAATTCAAAACTGACTCGTTTGTCACTGGTAGTCGACACGGGAGGGGCGTTTAAAGAGGACGAAGATGATGTCAATTTTTAA